Proteins from a genomic interval of Helicoverpa zea isolate HzStark_Cry1AcR chromosome 31, ilHelZeax1.1, whole genome shotgun sequence:
- the LOC124644992 gene encoding chitinase-like protein EN03 isoform X1, producing MNVLIVLAGFLAIGAAVGPATSKVVCYYNSKSYVREFEGCIYPAQARMLPLDLDPALSFCTHLVYGYAGIQPDTYKMVSLNENLDVDRSHANYRAITNFKTKYPGLKVLLSVGGDADTESPEKYNLLLESPQARTAFVNSGVLLAEQHGFDGIDLAWQFARIKPKKIRSTWGSIWHGIKKTFGTTPVDDKESEHREGFTALVREMKQALSVKPNMQLAISVLPNVNSSIYYDVPAIINLVDMVNLGAYDFQTPERNPKEADYATPLYTPQNRNPLLNADAVVTYWLQGGAPAQKLVLAIPTAARTWKLDSDSEIAGVPPLHADGPGEAGPYTKIEGILSYPEVCGKLINPNHQKGMLPHLRKVTDPSKRFEKGLTKDQDLTPHFGTYAFRLPDDSGEGGLWVTYEDPDTAGQRAAYVKAKNLGGVSIVDLSMDDFRGLCTGDKYPILRAAKYRL from the exons TCGAAGGATGCATTTATCCAGCTCAAGCGCGCATGCTGCCTTTGGACTTGGACCCAGCTCTATCCTTCTGCACTCACCTCGTCTATGGCTACGCTGGCATTCAACCCGACACCTACAAAATGGTGTCTCTCAACGAGAACCTGGATGTCGACCGCTCTCACGCGAACTACCGTGCCATCACCAACTTCAAGACTAAGTACCCCGGTCTGAAAGTCCTCCTGTCCGTTGGAGGAGATGCCGATACTGAGTCACCTGAGAAGTACAACCTTCTG TTGGAGTCTCCTCAAGCCCGTACTGCCTTCGTGAACTCTGGAGTGTTATTGGCTGAACAGCACGGTTTCGATGGCATCGACCTGGCTTGGCAGTTCGCCAGGATCAAGCCGAAGAAGATCCGCTCCACTTGGG GTTCCATCTGGCACGGCATCAAGAAGACCTTCGGCACCACCCCTGTCGATGACAAGGAGTCTGAGCACCGTGAAGGCTTCACCGCCCTCGTCCGTGAGATGAAACAGGCTTTGAGCGTCAAGCCCAATATGCAACTGGCCATCAGTGTTCTACCTAATGTCAACTCCTCCA TCTACTACGATGTCCCCGCTATCATCAACCTTGTGGACATGGTGAACCTCGGCGCGTACGACTTCCAGACTCCTGAACGCAACCCCAAGGAGGCTGACTACGCCACTCCCCTGTACACCCCTCAGAACCGCAACCCTCTGCTCAACGCTGACGCTGTTGTCACTTACTG GCTCCAAGGAGGTGCCCCAGCTCAGAAGCTCGTCCTCGCTATTCCCACTGCTGCCCGCACATGGAAGCTGGACTCTGACAGCGAAATCGCTGGAGTTCCTCCCCTACACGCTGATGGTCCTGGAGAAGCTG GTCCTTACACCAAAATCGAGGGTATCTTGAGCTACCCTGAAGTGTGCGGCAAGCTCATCAACCCCAACCACCAGAAGGGTATGCTCCCCCACCTCAGGAAGGTCACTGACCCCAGCAAGCGTTTCG AGAAGGGCTTAACCAAGGACCAAGACTTAACCCCTCATTTTG GAACCTACGCCTTCCGTCTTCCCGACGACAGCGGTGAGGGTGGTCTGTGGGTGACCTATGAGGACCCTGACACCGCCGGCCAGAGGGCTGCCTATGTCAA GGCCAAGAACCTTGGAGGAGTTTCCATCGTTGACCTGTCCATGGATGACTTCCGTGGTTTGTGCACTGGTGACAAATACCCCATCCTCAGGGCCGCTAAATACCGTCTTTAA
- the LOC124644992 gene encoding chitinase-like protein EN03 isoform X4 — protein MNVLIVLAGFLAIGAAVGPATSKVVCYYNSKSYVRESQARMLPLDLDPALSFCTHLVYGYAGIQPDTYKMVSLNENLDVDRSHANYRAITNFKTKYPGLKVLLSVGGDADTESPEKYNLLLESPQARTAFVNSGVLLAEQHGFDGIDLAWQFARIKPKKIRSTWGSIWHGIKKTFGTTPVDDKESEHREGFTALVREMKQALSVKPNMQLAISVLPNVNSSIYYDVPAIINLVDMVNLGAYDFQTPERNPKEADYATPLYTPQNRNPLLNADAVVTYWLQGGAPAQKLVLAIPTAARTWKLDSDSEIAGVPPLHADGPGEAGPYTKIEGILSYPEVCGKLINPNHQKGMLPHLRKVTDPSKRFGTYAFRLPDDSGEGGLWVTYEDPDTAGQRAAYVKAKNLGGVSIVDLSMDDFRGLCTGDKYPILRAAKYRL, from the exons CTCAAGCGCGCATGCTGCCTTTGGACTTGGACCCAGCTCTATCCTTCTGCACTCACCTCGTCTATGGCTACGCTGGCATTCAACCCGACACCTACAAAATGGTGTCTCTCAACGAGAACCTGGATGTCGACCGCTCTCACGCGAACTACCGTGCCATCACCAACTTCAAGACTAAGTACCCCGGTCTGAAAGTCCTCCTGTCCGTTGGAGGAGATGCCGATACTGAGTCACCTGAGAAGTACAACCTTCTG TTGGAGTCTCCTCAAGCCCGTACTGCCTTCGTGAACTCTGGAGTGTTATTGGCTGAACAGCACGGTTTCGATGGCATCGACCTGGCTTGGCAGTTCGCCAGGATCAAGCCGAAGAAGATCCGCTCCACTTGGG GTTCCATCTGGCACGGCATCAAGAAGACCTTCGGCACCACCCCTGTCGATGACAAGGAGTCTGAGCACCGTGAAGGCTTCACCGCCCTCGTCCGTGAGATGAAACAGGCTTTGAGCGTCAAGCCCAATATGCAACTGGCCATCAGTGTTCTACCTAATGTCAACTCCTCCA TCTACTACGATGTCCCCGCTATCATCAACCTTGTGGACATGGTGAACCTCGGCGCGTACGACTTCCAGACTCCTGAACGCAACCCCAAGGAGGCTGACTACGCCACTCCCCTGTACACCCCTCAGAACCGCAACCCTCTGCTCAACGCTGACGCTGTTGTCACTTACTG GCTCCAAGGAGGTGCCCCAGCTCAGAAGCTCGTCCTCGCTATTCCCACTGCTGCCCGCACATGGAAGCTGGACTCTGACAGCGAAATCGCTGGAGTTCCTCCCCTACACGCTGATGGTCCTGGAGAAGCTG GTCCTTACACCAAAATCGAGGGTATCTTGAGCTACCCTGAAGTGTGCGGCAAGCTCATCAACCCCAACCACCAGAAGGGTATGCTCCCCCACCTCAGGAAGGTCACTGACCCCAGCAAGCGTTTCG GAACCTACGCCTTCCGTCTTCCCGACGACAGCGGTGAGGGTGGTCTGTGGGTGACCTATGAGGACCCTGACACCGCCGGCCAGAGGGCTGCCTATGTCAA GGCCAAGAACCTTGGAGGAGTTTCCATCGTTGACCTGTCCATGGATGACTTCCGTGGTTTGTGCACTGGTGACAAATACCCCATCCTCAGGGCCGCTAAATACCGTCTTTAA
- the LOC124644992 gene encoding chitinase-like protein EN03 isoform X3, with the protein MNVLIVLAGFLAIGAAVGPATSKVVCYYNSKSYVREFEGCIYPAQARMLPLDLDPALSFCTHLVYGYAGIQPDTYKMVSLNENLDVDRSHANYRAITNFKTKYPGLKVLLSVGGDADTESPEKYNLLLESPQARTAFVNSGVLLAEQHGFDGIDLAWQFARIKPKKIRSTWGSIWHGIKKTFGTTPVDDKESEHREGFTALVREMKQALSVKPNMQLAISVLPNVNSSIYYDVPAIINLVDMVNLGAYDFQTPERNPKEADYATPLYTPQNRNPLLNADAVVTYWLQGGAPAQKLVLAIPTAARTWKLDSDSEIAGVPPLHADGPGEAGPYTKIEGILSYPEVCGKLINPNHQKGMLPHLRKVTDPSKRFGTYAFRLPDDSGEGGLWVTYEDPDTAGQRAAYVKAKNLGGVSIVDLSMDDFRGLCTGDKYPILRAAKYRL; encoded by the exons TCGAAGGATGCATTTATCCAGCTCAAGCGCGCATGCTGCCTTTGGACTTGGACCCAGCTCTATCCTTCTGCACTCACCTCGTCTATGGCTACGCTGGCATTCAACCCGACACCTACAAAATGGTGTCTCTCAACGAGAACCTGGATGTCGACCGCTCTCACGCGAACTACCGTGCCATCACCAACTTCAAGACTAAGTACCCCGGTCTGAAAGTCCTCCTGTCCGTTGGAGGAGATGCCGATACTGAGTCACCTGAGAAGTACAACCTTCTG TTGGAGTCTCCTCAAGCCCGTACTGCCTTCGTGAACTCTGGAGTGTTATTGGCTGAACAGCACGGTTTCGATGGCATCGACCTGGCTTGGCAGTTCGCCAGGATCAAGCCGAAGAAGATCCGCTCCACTTGGG GTTCCATCTGGCACGGCATCAAGAAGACCTTCGGCACCACCCCTGTCGATGACAAGGAGTCTGAGCACCGTGAAGGCTTCACCGCCCTCGTCCGTGAGATGAAACAGGCTTTGAGCGTCAAGCCCAATATGCAACTGGCCATCAGTGTTCTACCTAATGTCAACTCCTCCA TCTACTACGATGTCCCCGCTATCATCAACCTTGTGGACATGGTGAACCTCGGCGCGTACGACTTCCAGACTCCTGAACGCAACCCCAAGGAGGCTGACTACGCCACTCCCCTGTACACCCCTCAGAACCGCAACCCTCTGCTCAACGCTGACGCTGTTGTCACTTACTG GCTCCAAGGAGGTGCCCCAGCTCAGAAGCTCGTCCTCGCTATTCCCACTGCTGCCCGCACATGGAAGCTGGACTCTGACAGCGAAATCGCTGGAGTTCCTCCCCTACACGCTGATGGTCCTGGAGAAGCTG GTCCTTACACCAAAATCGAGGGTATCTTGAGCTACCCTGAAGTGTGCGGCAAGCTCATCAACCCCAACCACCAGAAGGGTATGCTCCCCCACCTCAGGAAGGTCACTGACCCCAGCAAGCGTTTCG GAACCTACGCCTTCCGTCTTCCCGACGACAGCGGTGAGGGTGGTCTGTGGGTGACCTATGAGGACCCTGACACCGCCGGCCAGAGGGCTGCCTATGTCAA GGCCAAGAACCTTGGAGGAGTTTCCATCGTTGACCTGTCCATGGATGACTTCCGTGGTTTGTGCACTGGTGACAAATACCCCATCCTCAGGGCCGCTAAATACCGTCTTTAA
- the LOC124644992 gene encoding chitinase-like protein EN03 isoform X2 → MNVLIVLAGFLAIGAAVGPATSKVVCYYNSKSYVRESQARMLPLDLDPALSFCTHLVYGYAGIQPDTYKMVSLNENLDVDRSHANYRAITNFKTKYPGLKVLLSVGGDADTESPEKYNLLLESPQARTAFVNSGVLLAEQHGFDGIDLAWQFARIKPKKIRSTWGSIWHGIKKTFGTTPVDDKESEHREGFTALVREMKQALSVKPNMQLAISVLPNVNSSIYYDVPAIINLVDMVNLGAYDFQTPERNPKEADYATPLYTPQNRNPLLNADAVVTYWLQGGAPAQKLVLAIPTAARTWKLDSDSEIAGVPPLHADGPGEAGPYTKIEGILSYPEVCGKLINPNHQKGMLPHLRKVTDPSKRFEKGLTKDQDLTPHFGTYAFRLPDDSGEGGLWVTYEDPDTAGQRAAYVKAKNLGGVSIVDLSMDDFRGLCTGDKYPILRAAKYRL, encoded by the exons CTCAAGCGCGCATGCTGCCTTTGGACTTGGACCCAGCTCTATCCTTCTGCACTCACCTCGTCTATGGCTACGCTGGCATTCAACCCGACACCTACAAAATGGTGTCTCTCAACGAGAACCTGGATGTCGACCGCTCTCACGCGAACTACCGTGCCATCACCAACTTCAAGACTAAGTACCCCGGTCTGAAAGTCCTCCTGTCCGTTGGAGGAGATGCCGATACTGAGTCACCTGAGAAGTACAACCTTCTG TTGGAGTCTCCTCAAGCCCGTACTGCCTTCGTGAACTCTGGAGTGTTATTGGCTGAACAGCACGGTTTCGATGGCATCGACCTGGCTTGGCAGTTCGCCAGGATCAAGCCGAAGAAGATCCGCTCCACTTGGG GTTCCATCTGGCACGGCATCAAGAAGACCTTCGGCACCACCCCTGTCGATGACAAGGAGTCTGAGCACCGTGAAGGCTTCACCGCCCTCGTCCGTGAGATGAAACAGGCTTTGAGCGTCAAGCCCAATATGCAACTGGCCATCAGTGTTCTACCTAATGTCAACTCCTCCA TCTACTACGATGTCCCCGCTATCATCAACCTTGTGGACATGGTGAACCTCGGCGCGTACGACTTCCAGACTCCTGAACGCAACCCCAAGGAGGCTGACTACGCCACTCCCCTGTACACCCCTCAGAACCGCAACCCTCTGCTCAACGCTGACGCTGTTGTCACTTACTG GCTCCAAGGAGGTGCCCCAGCTCAGAAGCTCGTCCTCGCTATTCCCACTGCTGCCCGCACATGGAAGCTGGACTCTGACAGCGAAATCGCTGGAGTTCCTCCCCTACACGCTGATGGTCCTGGAGAAGCTG GTCCTTACACCAAAATCGAGGGTATCTTGAGCTACCCTGAAGTGTGCGGCAAGCTCATCAACCCCAACCACCAGAAGGGTATGCTCCCCCACCTCAGGAAGGTCACTGACCCCAGCAAGCGTTTCG AGAAGGGCTTAACCAAGGACCAAGACTTAACCCCTCATTTTG GAACCTACGCCTTCCGTCTTCCCGACGACAGCGGTGAGGGTGGTCTGTGGGTGACCTATGAGGACCCTGACACCGCCGGCCAGAGGGCTGCCTATGTCAA GGCCAAGAACCTTGGAGGAGTTTCCATCGTTGACCTGTCCATGGATGACTTCCGTGGTTTGTGCACTGGTGACAAATACCCCATCCTCAGGGCCGCTAAATACCGTCTTTAA